The following are from one region of the Halolamina litorea genome:
- a CDS encoding DUF389 domain-containing protein — MRLVQVFVPGDDRDAVRETLSEMGVEFVFTEANGHREGTLASIPVPTGAVDTVLGRLHEAGLPRDTYTVVTDVDRATVQNVDTLTDRYVEGPRGRGASNAEIRERAADLTPDTATYLAFALTSAVVAVGGLLLDSAIVIVGAMVIAPFAGSTLSASVGAVTSDREMVVDSATSQITGLVVAYVGGVAMSRFLQWSGFVPSTLDVGNIGQVGAFVTPNLLALAIAISAGLAGALALATDLPVSIAGVAVAAAIVPAAAVAGIGTAWGEPLIVAGATVLLLMNIVFINLTAYLAFVALGYRTSVFRGLRGGTVSLRTGGYAVIVLLFLVVAGGTVAGTYQHLVFEQRANDAIQTVLAEEQYRSLELEGVETEYNDAGAFSDEIAVTVTVGRTTDREHERLAMALRAAIDDRTGRPVRVDVRFVDYQRAPAQDAGARSGGWWPFTWWPFDGWPLLTAPGSLA; from the coding sequence ATGCGCCTCGTCCAGGTGTTCGTCCCCGGCGACGACCGAGACGCGGTTCGGGAGACGCTCTCGGAGATGGGGGTCGAGTTCGTGTTCACCGAGGCCAACGGACACCGCGAGGGGACGCTGGCGTCGATACCGGTGCCGACCGGCGCCGTCGATACAGTTCTCGGCCGACTGCACGAGGCCGGACTCCCGCGGGACACCTACACCGTCGTCACCGACGTCGACCGCGCGACCGTCCAGAACGTCGATACCCTCACGGACCGCTACGTCGAGGGGCCGCGCGGGCGTGGCGCGTCGAACGCCGAGATCCGGGAACGGGCGGCGGACCTGACACCCGACACGGCGACGTACCTCGCGTTCGCGCTCACCAGCGCCGTCGTCGCCGTGGGTGGACTGTTGCTCGACTCCGCCATCGTCATCGTGGGCGCGATGGTGATCGCCCCGTTCGCCGGGTCGACGCTCTCGGCCAGCGTCGGCGCCGTGACGAGCGACCGGGAGATGGTCGTCGACAGCGCCACGTCGCAGATCACGGGGCTGGTCGTCGCCTACGTCGGCGGGGTGGCGATGAGCCGCTTCCTCCAGTGGAGCGGCTTCGTGCCGTCGACGCTCGACGTGGGAAACATCGGGCAGGTAGGGGCGTTCGTCACGCCGAACCTCCTGGCCCTCGCCATCGCCATCTCGGCCGGACTCGCCGGTGCGCTCGCGCTGGCGACCGACCTGCCGGTCTCCATCGCCGGCGTCGCCGTCGCCGCGGCCATCGTCCCCGCCGCCGCCGTGGCCGGCATCGGGACGGCGTGGGGGGAGCCGCTCATCGTCGCCGGCGCGACCGTCCTGCTCCTGATGAACATCGTCTTCATCAACCTCACCGCGTACCTCGCGTTCGTCGCGCTTGGCTACCGAACGTCGGTGTTCCGCGGCCTGCGCGGGGGGACCGTCTCGTTACGAACCGGGGGGTACGCCGTGATCGTCCTCCTCTTTCTCGTCGTCGCCGGCGGGACCGTCGCGGGGACGTACCAACACCTCGTGTTCGAACAGCGGGCCAACGACGCGATCCAGACGGTGCTGGCCGAGGAGCAGTACCGGTCGCTCGAACTCGAGGGCGTCGAGACCGAGTACAACGACGCCGGCGCCTTCAGCGACGAGATCGCGGTGACGGTGACCGTCGGGCGGACGACCGACCGCGAACACGAGAGGCTGGCGATGGCCCTCCGGGCTGCGATCGACGACCGAACGGGGCGACCGGTCCGGGTCGACGTTCGGTTCGTCGACTACCAGCGCGCGCCGGCCCAGGACGCCGGGGCGAGGTCGGGCGGCTGGTGGCCGTTCACGTGGTGGCCCTTCGACGGCTGGCCGCTGCTGACGGCGCCCGGCTCACTCGCGTAG
- a CDS encoding peptide ABC transporter ATP-binding protein: MSNVAEGGTAPLTVAADLTLTVGGTEAPLRSTGERLFLEFPSLVSAVRALRGLPPSERRRLHTVLTAADLAVEIRARDRTLVALGAGTRSGPLARWIGADPAEIRPCGAVAAARAGVAATIDRFR; encoded by the coding sequence GTGAGTAACGTTGCCGAGGGCGGTACGGCGCCGCTCACGGTCGCTGCCGACCTGACGCTGACCGTCGGCGGGACGGAGGCGCCGCTGCGCTCGACGGGCGAGCGGCTGTTTCTCGAGTTCCCCTCGCTCGTCTCGGCGGTGCGAGCGCTCCGGGGCCTGCCGCCCTCGGAGCGCCGCCGACTCCACACGGTGCTGACGGCGGCCGACCTCGCGGTGGAAATCCGGGCCCGGGACCGCACGCTCGTCGCGCTCGGTGCCGGAACCCGGTCGGGCCCCCTGGCGCGTTGGATCGGCGCCGACCCGGCGGAGATCAGACCCTGTGGCGCCGTCGCGGCGGCCAGAGCCGGAGTCGCGGCGACAATCGATCGGTTCCGGTAG
- a CDS encoding amidohydrolase family protein: protein MATTFEGTILRGESFDPVEGRVVVEDGTITAVEEAPTDSTDIVLPAFVNAHTHIGDSIAKEAGGGLSLDDLVAPPDGLKHRLLRAASREEKVEAMARSLRFMETSGTAAFMEFREGGVEGVEAIRDALADREIDPVIFGRESADAMRAADGFGASGARDSEFGDLCEACREEGKPFAIHAGERDPHDLTPAMDLDPAYLIHVVHPRDEHLDRIEAEELPVVVCPRSNLVTNVGVAPIRELTDRTTVALGTDNVMLNSPSMFREMEFTAKLADVSAETVLRMATRNGAEIAGKEYGLIEAGRPAKLLTMDGDSDNLTGAEDPVRAVVRRAGVADVKDVTL from the coding sequence ATGGCCACTACGTTCGAAGGCACGATCCTCCGGGGGGAGTCGTTCGATCCCGTCGAGGGCCGCGTCGTCGTCGAGGACGGAACGATCACGGCAGTCGAGGAGGCTCCCACGGACTCGACGGACATCGTCCTGCCAGCCTTTGTCAACGCCCACACCCACATCGGCGACTCGATCGCCAAGGAGGCCGGCGGCGGCCTCTCGCTCGACGACCTCGTGGCGCCGCCGGACGGCCTCAAGCACCGCCTCCTCCGCGCGGCCAGCCGCGAGGAGAAAGTCGAGGCGATGGCCCGGAGCCTCCGGTTCATGGAGACCTCCGGCACGGCGGCGTTCATGGAGTTCCGCGAGGGCGGCGTCGAGGGCGTCGAAGCGATCCGCGACGCGCTCGCCGACCGCGAGATCGACCCGGTGATCTTCGGCCGCGAGAGCGCCGACGCCATGCGGGCCGCCGACGGCTTCGGCGCCAGCGGCGCCCGCGACAGCGAGTTCGGCGACCTGTGCGAGGCCTGCCGCGAGGAAGGCAAGCCATTCGCCATTCACGCCGGCGAGCGCGATCCTCACGACCTCACGCCGGCGATGGACCTCGACCCGGCGTACCTGATCCACGTCGTTCACCCTCGGGACGAGCACCTCGACAGGATCGAGGCCGAGGAACTGCCGGTCGTGGTCTGCCCGCGCTCGAACCTCGTGACCAACGTCGGCGTTGCCCCCATTCGGGAACTGACCGATCGCACGACCGTCGCGCTCGGCACCGACAACGTGATGCTGAACTCCCCGTCGATGTTCCGCGAGATGGAGTTCACCGCCAAACTTGCCGACGTGTCCGCGGAGACGGTGCTCCGGATGGCGACCCGCAACGGAGCCGAAATCGCGGGCAAGGAGTACGGCCTGATCGAGGCGGGCCGGCCCGCGAAGCTGTTGACCATGGACGGCGACTCGGACAACCTCACGGGCGCCGAGGACCCCGTTCGGGCGGTCGTTCGACGGGCCGGCGTGGCCGACGTAAAGGACGTGACGCTATAG
- a CDS encoding saccharopine dehydrogenase family protein: MSTDDRQYDLVVWGATGFAGRLTAEYLTERYGPSTLSLALGGRDPDRLDSVAADLAARSEWDDLPTVVGDATEPESLGDIARSTRVVCTTVGPYTRYGTPLVEACVEAGTDYCDLTGEVNWMRETIDRYHDEAVEAGARIVHGCGFDSVPADIGTLLVQSHALDAFDAPCESVRIYVDDASGGVSGGTLSSMAEVFEAASTDPLARETLRNPYSLAPAGERDGVDAGAGPWPQKDRLRGVWTAPSPMAQVNERVVRRSNALLGYPWGREFRCSEVVTTGRGAEGAVTAALLTGGLGLFTAAMTVAPLRSAIRRHVFPDPGEGPSRDRIENGHFTVRVVGRGTAREGSFTVEAEFGTDLDPGYGAAARMLGESAVCLVRGDVDSSLDGGVLTPASGIGMPLVERLRDAGFTAAVSDTETPPGDAGADHG, encoded by the coding sequence ATGTCGACGGACGACCGACAGTACGACCTCGTCGTGTGGGGTGCCACGGGCTTCGCGGGCCGCTTGACCGCCGAGTACCTCACTGAACGGTACGGACCGTCCACGCTCTCGCTGGCGCTCGGTGGCCGGGACCCCGACCGACTCGATTCGGTCGCGGCCGACCTCGCGGCCCGGAGCGAGTGGGACGACCTGCCGACGGTCGTCGGCGACGCGACTGAGCCGGAGAGCCTCGGCGATATCGCCCGCAGCACTCGGGTCGTCTGTACGACCGTCGGCCCGTACACGCGCTACGGCACGCCACTGGTCGAGGCGTGCGTCGAGGCCGGCACCGACTACTGCGATCTGACCGGCGAGGTGAACTGGATGCGCGAGACGATCGACCGCTACCACGACGAGGCGGTCGAGGCTGGGGCACGGATCGTCCACGGCTGCGGCTTCGACTCCGTGCCCGCGGACATCGGCACCCTGCTCGTGCAGTCCCACGCGCTCGACGCGTTCGACGCCCCCTGTGAGTCCGTCCGGATCTACGTCGACGACGCCAGCGGCGGCGTCAGCGGCGGGACGCTTTCGAGCATGGCGGAGGTGTTCGAGGCGGCGTCGACGGACCCGCTGGCCCGGGAGACGCTCCGAAATCCCTACTCTCTGGCCCCCGCGGGGGAGCGCGACGGCGTCGACGCCGGCGCGGGACCGTGGCCCCAGAAGGACCGGCTCAGAGGCGTCTGGACCGCACCGTCGCCGATGGCGCAGGTGAACGAGCGCGTGGTCCGGCGCAGTAACGCGCTGCTGGGCTACCCGTGGGGGCGCGAGTTCCGCTGTTCGGAGGTCGTCACCACCGGTCGCGGCGCCGAGGGGGCGGTGACTGCGGCCCTCCTCACCGGCGGACTCGGCTTGTTCACGGCGGCGATGACTGTCGCCCCGCTGCGGTCGGCGATCCGTCGGCACGTGTTTCCCGATCCCGGCGAGGGCCCGAGCCGTGACCGGATCGAGAACGGCCACTTCACCGTTCGTGTCGTCGGCCGAGGGACGGCCAGGGAGGGATCGTTCACCGTCGAGGCCGAGTTCGGCACCGACCTCGACCCGGGCTACGGCGCGGCCGCACGGATGCTCGGGGAGTCGGCGGTCTGTCTCGTCCGCGGCGACGTGGACTCGTCGCTCGACGGCGGCGTGCTGACGCCGGCCTCGGGGATCGGGATGCCGCTCGTCGAACGGCTCCGGGATGCGGGCTTCACGGCGGCCGTCAGCGACACGGAGACGCCGCCCGGAGACGCTGGTGCGGATCACGGCTGA
- a CDS encoding carboxylate--amine ligase, with protein MTDTHSTNERALIPTGHDAASYTCVRSLARRGIGSIIASEKDGVPAASSRYCDESVSVPDPREGLLAYRDELLELAARPDVRTVIPVRPEDSYLLSRYREAFAEHVSLVVPTMEQLLAATDRLQLAAAADAAGVPVPETRLLADVGDWSEDLLIKSRYNFLTDDSLEHLTPDDMDVVKEIHHVVHEDPPDPEAVRRSMGHDPIVQEFIHTDDEFMFTGLYDHGEPLATFQHRQIRGNSYTGGGGVYRRSIYEPELERVGRALLAELDWHGLACIEYMRDAATGEYVLTEINPRMWQSLPSTVRAGADYPYYYWLAATGRADEIDCTYELGVGTHMLHGELGYLLSVLTEESPYVERPSVPGTVWEIGRSIVREPRFDYLALDDPGPFLAGLRTVLPGSVADRLPVHRLADVVSRRPRRS; from the coding sequence ATGACGGACACCCACTCCACGAACGAACGGGCCCTGATCCCCACGGGACACGACGCGGCCAGTTACACCTGTGTTCGGTCGCTCGCCCGGCGAGGGATCGGGTCGATCATCGCGTCGGAGAAAGATGGGGTGCCCGCCGCTTCCTCCCGCTACTGCGACGAGTCGGTGTCGGTTCCGGACCCCCGCGAGGGACTCCTGGCGTACCGTGACGAACTCCTCGAACTGGCGGCGCGGCCGGACGTGCGGACGGTGATCCCGGTCCGCCCGGAGGACTCCTACCTGCTCTCGCGGTACCGGGAGGCGTTCGCCGAACACGTCTCGCTGGTCGTACCGACGATGGAGCAACTGCTAGCCGCCACCGACCGACTGCAGTTGGCTGCCGCCGCCGACGCCGCGGGCGTACCGGTCCCCGAGACCCGACTGCTCGCCGACGTGGGCGACTGGAGCGAGGACCTGCTGATCAAGTCACGGTACAACTTCCTCACCGACGACTCCCTCGAACACCTGACGCCCGACGACATGGACGTGGTCAAGGAGATCCACCACGTCGTCCATGAGGACCCCCCGGACCCGGAGGCGGTTCGGCGCTCGATGGGTCACGACCCCATCGTTCAGGAGTTCATCCACACCGACGACGAGTTCATGTTCACCGGGCTGTACGACCACGGCGAACCGCTGGCGACGTTCCAACACCGCCAGATCCGCGGCAACTCCTACACCGGCGGCGGCGGCGTCTACCGCCGATCCATCTACGAACCCGAGTTGGAGCGCGTCGGCCGGGCGCTGCTGGCCGAACTCGACTGGCACGGCCTCGCCTGTATCGAGTACATGCGGGACGCAGCGACCGGCGAGTACGTGCTCACCGAGATCAACCCCCGAATGTGGCAGTCGCTCCCCTCGACGGTCCGGGCGGGCGCCGACTACCCCTACTACTACTGGCTGGCGGCGACGGGGCGCGCCGACGAGATCGACTGCACGTACGAACTGGGCGTCGGGACGCACATGCTCCACGGGGAGTTGGGCTACCTACTGAGCGTGCTCACCGAGGAGTCACCGTACGTCGAGCGGCCGTCCGTGCCCGGTACGGTCTGGGAGATCGGTCGTTCCATCGTCCGGGAACCGCGCTTTGACTACCTCGCGCTCGACGACCCCGGCCCGTTCCTCGCGGGCCTCCGAACCGTGCTCCCCGGCAGCGTCGCCGACCGGCTTCCGGTGCATCGGCTCGCCGACGTGGTGAGTCGCCGGCCGCGGCGCTCCTGA
- a CDS encoding DUF4382 domain-containing protein encodes MSDTTTTRRNYLRAAGAVGLAGITGLAGCSGGTATGTLATVVKDAPGDIADFERCVVTVEGFWLAEGGEGGDDGGDGDDGGENTATTDEDAVTTQNEEDVDQSDDRTYYEYDEPQEADLVQLQDGETKLVDEHEIETGTYAYLQLDVSGVDATLTGGDSAEVVTPGEAPLQFNESFEVRADQRTTFTADFTPVQRGGSNGYILQPVASGTEVSYEATETETDAE; translated from the coding sequence ATGAGCGACACAACGACGACACGGCGGAACTATCTCAGAGCGGCGGGCGCGGTCGGCCTCGCCGGGATAACCGGGCTCGCGGGCTGCTCAGGCGGGACGGCCACGGGTACGCTCGCGACGGTCGTGAAGGACGCGCCCGGGGACATCGCCGATTTCGAGCGCTGCGTCGTCACCGTCGAGGGGTTCTGGCTGGCGGAGGGCGGCGAGGGCGGCGACGACGGCGGGGACGGCGACGACGGCGGGGAGAACACCGCCACGACCGACGAGGACGCCGTCACCACACAGAACGAGGAAGACGTTGACCAGAGCGACGACCGGACGTACTACGAGTACGACGAGCCACAGGAGGCCGACCTCGTCCAACTCCAGGACGGGGAGACGAAACTGGTCGACGAACACGAGATCGAGACGGGCACGTACGCCTACCTCCAACTCGACGTGTCCGGCGTCGACGCGACGCTCACCGGCGGCGACTCGGCGGAGGTCGTGACGCCCGGGGAGGCGCCGCTGCAGTTCAACGAGTCCTTCGAGGTGCGCGCCGACCAGCGAACGACGTTCACCGCTGACTTCACGCCGGTCCAGCGCGGCGGCTCCAACGGGTACATCCTCCAGCCAGTCGCCTCCGGCACCGAGGTCTCCTACGAGGCCACGGAGACCGAGACCGACGCAGAGTAA
- a CDS encoding acyl-CoA dehydrogenase family protein, producing MDYGLSPEQEQLRDEVRRFAENEIAPVASEYDREEKYPAAIVEKASEMGLTGAHFPMEYGGVGYSTLDMAIVTEELFAVDPGIGLCVTSAGFGAEAIMEFGTEEQKAEYLPPIANGEAVMGAAISEPHAGSDVSSLSTRAEKDGDEWVLNGSKMWITNGSVGDYFVVMCETDPDVGDRYTGFSQILVERERDGFESEKITGKMGIRASDTAELRFDDVRVPEENLVGQRGMGFPQLMQFFDETRTMVAAQAVGIAKGAAERALSYAEEREQFGREISEFQAIRHKLSDMHTRTEAARQLTYKSAWSVDNAEEDLTMLASMAKEFASDVATDAADEAVQIHGGAGFVDDFDVERLYRDSKITQIYEGTTEIQKNIVARELLDEGY from the coding sequence ATGGACTACGGACTCTCTCCAGAGCAAGAGCAGCTCCGCGACGAAGTGCGGCGGTTCGCGGAGAACGAGATCGCACCTGTCGCGAGCGAGTACGACCGCGAGGAGAAGTACCCCGCCGCGATCGTCGAGAAGGCGTCGGAGATGGGGCTGACCGGCGCACACTTCCCGATGGAGTACGGCGGCGTCGGCTACTCGACGCTCGACATGGCCATTGTGACCGAGGAGCTGTTCGCGGTCGACCCCGGGATCGGGCTCTGTGTCACCAGCGCCGGCTTCGGCGCGGAGGCGATCATGGAGTTCGGCACCGAGGAGCAGAAAGCGGAGTACCTCCCGCCGATCGCGAACGGCGAGGCGGTGATGGGCGCGGCGATCAGCGAACCCCACGCCGGTTCGGACGTGAGTTCGCTCTCTACCCGGGCCGAGAAGGACGGCGACGAGTGGGTGCTCAACGGCTCGAAGATGTGGATCACCAACGGTTCGGTCGGGGACTACTTCGTCGTGATGTGTGAGACCGACCCCGACGTGGGCGACCGCTACACCGGCTTCTCCCAGATCCTCGTCGAGCGCGAGCGCGACGGGTTCGAGAGCGAGAAGATCACCGGGAAGATGGGCATCCGCGCGAGCGACACCGCCGAACTCCGGTTCGACGACGTGCGCGTCCCCGAGGAGAACCTCGTCGGCCAGCGCGGGATGGGGTTCCCCCAACTGATGCAGTTCTTCGACGAGACCCGGACGATGGTCGCCGCACAGGCGGTCGGGATCGCCAAGGGCGCCGCCGAGCGCGCGCTGTCCTACGCCGAGGAACGCGAGCAGTTCGGCCGCGAGATCTCGGAGTTCCAAGCGATCCGCCACAAACTGTCGGACATGCACACCCGGACCGAGGCGGCGCGCCAACTCACCTACAAGTCGGCATGGAGCGTCGACAACGCCGAGGAGGACCTGACGATGTTGGCTTCGATGGCCAAGGAGTTCGCCTCGGACGTGGCGACCGACGCCGCCGACGAGGCGGTCCAAATTCACGGCGGCGCGGGGTTCGTCGACGACTTCGACGTCGAGCGGCTCTACCGCGACTCGAAGATCACCCAGATCTACGAGGGTACCACCGAGATCCAGAAGAACATCGTCGCGCGGGAACTGTTGGACGAGGGGTACTGA
- a CDS encoding spondin domain-containing protein, translating to MTQQPNDTDDRRDDVPTTNDRSSLTRRGALAAGGLTLAGGALGTGVVAASQENGNGDENGDGNGDGNGGNGGNAARNYRVTVMNNTPGQPFTPPAVAAHQPSVEVFSVGDPANEATQQLAENGNLGPLAQLIEETNAIRGAAVGEAPLVPKDDPGDTGNPYFTTLDLAADASATHLTFVSMLVATNDGIVGLDTVPLPEAVNESRTYYANGYDVGTEENTEEFADLVPPAKTLIVGGEAEGTVESDPDLAEDGVITPHPGIQGTGDLDPDVYDWSEPAAMVQVERVESD from the coding sequence ATGACCCAACAACCGAACGACACTGACGACCGACGGGACGACGTACCGACGACGAACGACCGCAGCAGCCTCACACGGCGTGGCGCACTCGCTGCCGGCGGGCTGACACTGGCCGGCGGCGCCCTCGGCACGGGCGTCGTGGCGGCCTCACAGGAGAACGGCAACGGCGACGAGAACGGGGACGGGAACGGCGACGGCAACGGTGGCAACGGCGGCAACGCCGCACGCAACTATCGGGTCACGGTGATGAACAACACGCCCGGACAGCCGTTCACGCCGCCGGCCGTCGCCGCCCACCAACCCAGCGTCGAGGTGTTCTCGGTCGGCGACCCCGCGAACGAGGCGACACAGCAACTCGCCGAGAACGGGAACCTCGGGCCGCTGGCACAGCTGATCGAGGAGACGAACGCGATCCGTGGCGCCGCCGTCGGCGAGGCGCCGCTGGTGCCGAAAGACGACCCGGGCGACACCGGGAACCCCTACTTCACGACGCTCGACCTGGCGGCCGACGCCAGCGCGACCCACCTCACCTTCGTGAGCATGCTTGTGGCCACGAACGACGGCATCGTGGGGCTGGACACGGTCCCGCTGCCGGAGGCGGTCAACGAGTCCCGGACGTACTACGCGAACGGCTACGACGTCGGCACCGAGGAGAACACCGAGGAGTTCGCCGACCTCGTCCCGCCGGCGAAGACGCTCATCGTCGGCGGCGAGGCCGAGGGGACGGTCGAGAGCGACCCGGACCTCGCCGAGGACGGGGTCATCACGCCTCACCCCGGTATCCAGGGGACGGGCGACCTCGACCCGGACGTCTACGACTGGTCCGAGCCGGCAGCCATGGTACAGGTCGAGCGCGTGGAAAGTGACTGA
- a CDS encoding L-aspartate oxidase, producing the protein MRDVPPTATGESAAAVEYDTVEVDVLVIGAGAAGARAAIELVDRGVDPEDVLVVGKRQHGDAHTTWARGGVNGALGTLDPEDDWTIHAADTLNEGHHVNDPGKVETVTRRMPRLLRQLDEWGMDYSRTDDGEIDQRYFGAQSFRRTAFAGDYTGEALLDTLVEEARARSVPKRENVFLSQLLTDENRVLGAAGTDLDTGEFVVFDADVVVLAAGGYTGLFERHSSRDDENTGDGLALAVEAGASLMDVEFVQFHPTGMVGDRYGEDWDGRLVTEAVRGEGGRLYNAAGERFMERYSPDQMELDARDVVARAIAEEIEAGRGTDSGGVYLDISHRERSFIEERLPRMYERFAELGVDMAEEPVEVAPTAHYGMGGVAVDDEGETAVDGLYAIGETMAGVHGANRLGGNSLAETIAFGEVAGAAIAERLMAGEREPADNALHDAAVAHLQGLSALANSDGANDPAALLEDLRSLLREHAGILRDDDGLAAGLERLEELRARATDLAVNGTTSRSYEFALNLGFGVTVADTVLRAARERTESRGAHFRTDYPDTDAEWRRNVLVERDSVGAARLSTEPVGSPSEAVQEALDAGYELDYHQLE; encoded by the coding sequence ATGAGGGACGTACCCCCGACAGCCACAGGTGAGTCGGCTGCGGCAGTCGAGTACGACACCGTCGAGGTCGACGTGCTCGTGATCGGTGCGGGGGCTGCGGGAGCCCGGGCAGCGATCGAGTTGGTCGACCGCGGCGTCGACCCCGAGGACGTGCTGGTCGTCGGCAAGCGCCAGCACGGCGATGCCCACACGACGTGGGCCCGCGGCGGGGTCAACGGGGCGCTCGGAACGCTCGACCCGGAGGACGACTGGACGATCCACGCCGCGGACACACTCAACGAGGGCCACCACGTCAACGACCCCGGGAAGGTCGAGACCGTCACCCGGCGGATGCCGCGACTGCTCCGCCAACTCGACGAGTGGGGGATGGACTACAGCCGGACCGACGACGGCGAGATCGACCAGCGCTACTTCGGCGCGCAGTCGTTCCGCCGGACCGCCTTCGCCGGCGACTACACCGGCGAGGCGCTGCTCGACACGCTCGTCGAAGAGGCCCGAGCGCGCTCGGTCCCCAAGCGGGAGAACGTCTTCCTCTCGCAGCTGCTCACGGACGAGAACCGCGTCCTCGGGGCTGCCGGGACCGACCTCGACACGGGGGAGTTCGTCGTCTTCGACGCCGACGTGGTGGTGCTGGCCGCCGGCGGCTACACCGGCCTGTTCGAGCGCCACTCCTCGCGTGACGACGAGAACACTGGCGACGGCCTCGCGCTGGCCGTCGAAGCCGGCGCGTCACTGATGGACGTTGAGTTCGTCCAGTTCCACCCGACGGGGATGGTCGGCGATCGCTACGGGGAGGACTGGGACGGCCGACTGGTCACCGAGGCGGTCCGAGGCGAGGGGGGCCGGCTCTACAACGCCGCTGGCGAGCGGTTCATGGAGCGCTACTCGCCCGACCAGATGGAACTCGACGCGCGGGACGTGGTCGCCCGGGCCATCGCCGAGGAGATCGAGGCCGGCCGCGGCACCGACTCCGGCGGCGTCTACCTCGACATCTCCCACCGGGAGCGGTCGTTCATCGAGGAGCGACTCCCGCGGATGTACGAGCGCTTCGCGGAGTTGGGAGTCGACATGGCCGAGGAGCCGGTCGAGGTGGCGCCGACGGCCCACTACGGCATGGGTGGCGTCGCCGTCGACGACGAGGGGGAGACGGCGGTCGATGGCCTCTACGCTATCGGGGAGACGATGGCGGGCGTCCACGGGGCGAACCGCCTCGGCGGCAACTCGCTGGCGGAGACCATCGCCTTCGGCGAGGTGGCCGGCGCGGCGATCGCCGAGCGCCTGATGGCGGGCGAGCGCGAGCCAGCCGACAACGCACTCCACGACGCCGCGGTGGCCCACCTGCAGGGCCTGTCCGCGCTCGCGAACAGTGACGGGGCGAACGATCCGGCGGCGCTGCTGGAGGACCTGCGCTCGCTCCTCCGGGAACACGCGGGCATCCTCCGTGACGACGACGGGCTCGCGGCGGGGTTGGAGCGACTCGAAGAACTCCGGGCCCGGGCGACCGACCTCGCCGTCAACGGCACGACGAGTCGGAGCTACGAGTTCGCCCTGAACCTTGGCTTCGGGGTGACGGTTGCGGACACCGTCCTTCGGGCCGCCCGGGAGCGGACGGAGTCCCGCGGGGCTCACTTCCGTACCGACTACCCCGACACCGACGCCGAGTGGCGGCGGAACGTCCTCGTCGAACGGGACAGCGTCGGCGCCGCGCGGCTGTCGACCGAGCCAGTCGGGAGCCCCAGCGAGGCCGTGCAGGAAGCGCTCGACGCCGGCTACGAACTCGACTACCACCAGTTGGAGTGA